The following is a genomic window from Nitrospira sp..
GCAAAACGGTCGATGAATGCGATACTTGACCGCTGGCGGTATCAGGTGCTCGTCAATCGACAGGCGTTTCCCAAGCCGGTGCGCGCGATACTCGTCGTCTGCAAGGGCAACATTTGTCGAAGTCCACTGGCGGAGGCCTATCTCAAGTGTTTGGTCGAAAAACATGGGGCATCGGTCGTAGTTCAATCGGCCGGACTTGAGACGTCGTTTGGGAAACCGGCACATCCGCTCGCGCAGGTCGTCGGGACGCAGGGAGGGCTTCGACTCGACAAGCATGCGACGCAACCGCTCCACAAGGAGCAGGTGGAGCGGGCCGATATGATCGTGGTCATGGAATGGAGGCAGCGAAATCGGGTGATCAAACTGTATCCTCAGGCCAGACCGAAAGTGTTTTTGCTGCGGCAGTTTTACGATCAATCGGTGCGGGAAGTCGCTGATCCGTACAGCGGCACGTTGGAGGATTTTCAGATCTGTTTTTCGATGATCAGACAGGCCTGTGACGTGTTGATGATGCGAATGTTGCCCGAAAGCAAGCAGGGATGAGGACCGGAAGGTGGATGGGGA
Proteins encoded in this region:
- a CDS encoding Low molecular weight protein tyrosine phosphatase, producing MSQIQSRSETSVAHTPLFDLARSAKRSMNAILDRWRYQVLVNRQAFPKPVRAILVVCKGNICRSPLAEAYLKCLVEKHGASVVVQSAGLETSFGKPAHPLAQVVGTQGGLRLDKHATQPLHKEQVERADMIVVMEWRQRNRVIKLYPQARPKVFLLRQFYDQSVREVADPYSGTLEDFQICFSMIRQACDVLMMRMLPESKQG